Proteins co-encoded in one Pocillopora verrucosa isolate sample1 chromosome 1, ASM3666991v2, whole genome shotgun sequence genomic window:
- the LOC131780931 gene encoding uncharacterized protein yields the protein MAISAKQQGTSVTCESLIKTRRLNETESFLLEERLKVLDNKKTQKNAEYRVEKYSLQKKIREIQNVRKNPGISPERRKLLRSQGYTIDGRAALASSEDMPVAYKRFSMPDMNGRDSRSRRRPRGLNLRHSEPTMKTFSQMTLQDERGKKEESSAVNKEQQSDPAGSARAKVRLQFRVIEPPCRPGSRRNFIQLSDEKLKELKEKEDKESKETLLDPRLKLDHRGVIVSHRLVKSLRDTSHAETIKSNGREDRETEEKRQREMSFNSDTKAHTEIFEDGNTKELESRFQINDRKLISKSCESLDSITEVRVPDSPPDCLDNGVSLLQNVIAPSSREPHHDHKLITSREVNKVRKHASTRPPARLAFVDSPDSTPDANNQSTFNSEIELRQPKVHGLQHSNSVNNTDIQPSHSDNRNFSESTSTEIKQSSHQKLAEKQIRRRATLPPGKFHAVSSQNDVTLNHDASKRDSQRLSIPSLGTDVRKSKRSVFTWQPVRNTKGDAVTYAYDARPNQSLSKGYVTMQMTVKGKQVKVHIPKFPNDESEPTLDRARKKVSIARFRPRTLQEIVKSNEEGTLLQRHAT from the coding sequence ATGGCTATTTCAGCAAAGCAGCAAGGGACATCTGTTACGTGTGAAAGTCTTATAAAGACACGTCGATTAAATGAAACTGAATCCTTCCTCTTAGAGGAAAGACTTAAGGTCTTGGATAATAAAAAAACCCAAAAGAATGCTGAGTACAGAGTGGAAAAATATTCGCTTCAGAAGAAGATTAGAGAAATACAAAATGTTCGGAAAAATCCAGGAATAAGCCCGGAAAGAAGAAAGCTTCTGCGCTCTCAAGGGTACACTATCGACGGTCGCGCGGCCTTGGCTAGTTCTGAAGACATGCCTGTGGCTTATAAGAGATTTTCGATGCCTGATATGAACGGTAGAGACTCTCGTAGTCGTAGACGTCCCAGAGGTTTGAACTTGCGTCACAGCGAGCCTACTATGAAGACATTTTCTCAAATGACCCTTCAAgatgaaagaggaaaaaaggaagaaagctCAGCTGtaaacaaagaacaacaaagtGATCCTGCTGGTTCGGCGCGGGCCAAAGTGAGGCTACAGTTCCGTGTTATTGAACCTCCATGTCGACCTGGATCGCGAAGAAACTTTATCCAGTTGTCTGACGAGAAACTAAAGgaattgaaagagaaagaagataAAGAATCAAAAGAAACTTTACTTGACCCAAGACTAAAGTTAGATCATAGGGGTGTTATTGTGTCCCATAGACTGGTAAAATCTTTGCGTGACACATCACATGCAGAAACGATTAAAAGCAATGGACGGGAAGACAGAGAGACTGAAGAAAAGCGTCAAAGGGAAATGTCGTTTAACTCGGACACAAAGGCTCACACTGAAATCTTTGAGGATGGTAACACAAAAGAATTAGAGTCCAGATTTCAAATAAATGACAGGAAGTTAATATCTAAGTCGTGCGAGAGTTTGGATAGCATAACGGAAGTTCGTGTTCCAGACAGCCCTCCAGACTGTCTCGATAATGGAGTTTCATTGCTACAAAATGTGATTGCGCCCAGCAGCCGTGAGCCACATCATGATCACAAGTTAATCACGAGTAGAGAAGTTAACAAAGTGCGCAAACATGCTAGCACCAGACCTCCGGCGCGGTTGGCATTTGTTGATTCACCAGATTCAACTCCAGATGCAAATAATCAAAGTACTTTTAATTCTGAGATTGAATTACGACAACCGAAAGTGCATGGCTTACAGCACAGTAACAGTGTAAATAACACAGATATACAGCCATCCCATAGTGACAATCgaaatttttctgaaagtaCGTCCACCGAAATTAAACAATCATCCCACCAAAAATTGGCAGAGAAACAAATAAGGAGAAGAGCAACCTTACCTCCAGGGAAGTTCCACGCCGTGTCAAGTCAAAATGATGTCACACTAAACCATGATGCAAGCAAAAGAGATTCTCAAAGGCTAAGCATACCTTCGCTGGGCACGGACGTTCGCAAGTCTAAAAGGTCCGTATTTACTTGGCAGCCCGTGCGAAATACCAAAGGAGACGCGGTGACATACGCATACGATGCGCGGCCGAATCAGTCACTTTCCAAAGGATATGTTACCATGCAGATGACCGTCAAAGGGAAGCAAGTTAAAGTACACATTCCAAAGTTTCCCAACGACGAATCCGAGCCGACTCTGGATCGTGCACGGAAAAAAGTATCAATTGCTCGGTTCCGACCTAGAACGTTACAAGAAATAGTAAAATCAAACGAAGAAGGAACATTACTGCAGAGACATGCAACTTAA